One Equus quagga isolate Etosha38 chromosome 5, UCLA_HA_Equagga_1.0, whole genome shotgun sequence genomic window carries:
- the TSSK3 gene encoding testis-specific serine/threonine-protein kinase 3, protein MEDFLLSNGYQLGQTIGEGTYSKVKEAFSKKHQRKVAIKIIDKMGGPEEFIQRFLPRELQIVRTLDHKNIVQVYEMLESADGKIYLVMELAEGGDVFDCVLNGGPLPESRAKALFRQMVEAIRYCHGCGVAHRDLKCENALLQGFNLKLTDFGFAKVLPKSRRELSQTFCGSTAYAAPEVLQGIPHDSKKGDVWSMGVVLYVMLCASLPFDDTDIPKMLWQQQKGVSFPTHLGISAECQDLLKRLLEPDMTLRPSIEEVSWHPWLAST, encoded by the exons ATGGAGGACTTTCTGCTCTCCAATGGGTACCAGCTGGGCCAGACCATTGGGGAAGGGACCTACTCAAAAGTCAAAGAAGCATTTTCCaaaaaacaccaaagaaaagTGGCAATTAAAATTATAGACAAGATGGGAGGGCCAGAAG AATTTATCCAGAGATTCCTGCCTCGGGAGCTCCAGATCGTTCGTACCCTGGACCACAAGAACATCGTCCAGGTGTATGAGATGCTGGAGTCGGCCGACGGGAAAATCTACCTGGTGATGGAACTGGCTGAGGGAGGGGATGTCTTTGACTGCGTGCTGAATGGGGGGCCACTGCCTGAGAGCCGGGCCAAGGCCCTCTTCCGTCAGATGGTCGAGGCCATCCGCTACTGCCATGGCTGTGGCGTGGCCCACCGGGACCTCAAGTGCGAGAACGCCTTGTTGCAGGGCTTCAACCTGAAGCTGACTGACTTTGGCTTTGCCAAGGTGTTACCCAAGTCACGCCGGGAACTGAGCCAAACCTTCTGCGGCAGCACAGCCTATGCCGCCCCCGAGGTACTGCAGGGTATTCCCCATGATAGCAAGAAGGGTGACGTCTGGAGCATGGGCGTGGTCCTGTATGTCATGCTCTGTGCCAGCCTACCTTTTGACGACACAGACATCCCCAagatgctgtggcagcagcagaAGGGGGTGTCGTTCCCGACTCATCTGGGCATCTCTGCTGAATGCCAGGACCTACTCAAGCGGCTCCTGGAACCAGACATGACTCTCCGGCCTTCCATCGAAGAAGTTAGTTGGCATCCATGGCTAGCAAGTACTTGA
- the FAM229A gene encoding protein FAM229A, translating into MQPFPSTPGPGRAADTCPAPLGPERPPAARARAAASSLGPASASGRAPRGLDMSAQEPPQGRRFPIEAGDSPGFAAAPESQDSPEPVATEHNPVRPLRRCPGCHCLTLLHVPIDVYLAMGGSPRARAT; encoded by the exons ATGCAGCCCTTCCCCTCGACGCCCGGGCCCGGACGCGCCGCAGACACCTGCCCGGCTCCGCTTGGACCGGAGCGTCCTCCCGCAGCCAGGGCTCGGGCAGCTGCTTCCAGCCTGGGTCCGGCCTCGGCCTCCGGCAG AGCGCCCCGGGGCCTGGACATGAGTGCCCAGGAGCCCCCTCAGGGTCGGAGATTCCCCATTGAGGCCGGAGACTCCCCTGGCTTTGCTGCCGCCCCCGAGTCCCAGGACAGCCCAGAGCCGGTAGCCACGGAGCACAACCCGGTCAG GCCGCTTCGACGCtgccccggctgccactgcctgacGCTGCTGCACGTGCCCATCGACGTCTACCTGGCCATGGGCGGGAGCCCCCGGGCCCGCGCCACCTGA
- the MARCKSL1 gene encoding MARCKS-related protein has translation MGSQSSKAPRGDVTAEEAAGASAAKANGQENGHVKSNGDLSPKGEGESSPVNGTEEAAGATGDAIEPAPPSQGAEAKGEAAPKETPKKKKKFSFKKPFKLSGLSFKRNRKEGGGDSSASSPTEEEQEQGEIGACSEEGTVQEGKAVTTPEIQEPQAKEAEASAASKGGDAEEEAGPQAAEQSTPSGPESGPTPASEENE, from the exons ATGGGCAGCCAGAGCTCCAAGGCTCCCCGGGGCGACGTGACCGCCGAGGAGGCAGCAGGCGCCTCCGCCGCTAAGGCCAACGGACAG GAGAATGGCCACGTGAAAAGCAATGGAGATCTATCCCCCAAGGGTGAAGGGGAGTCGTCCCCCGTGAACGGAACAGAGGAAGCAGCTGGGGCCACAGGCGATGCCATCGAGCCAGCACCCCCTAGCCAGGGCGCTGAGGCCAAGGGGGAGGCCGCCCCCAAGGAGACccccaagaagaagaagaaattctcttTCAAGAAGCCTTTCAAATTGAGTGGCCTGTCCTTCAAGAGAAATCggaaggagggtgggggtgactcctctgcctcctcacccacagaggaagagcaggagcaGGGGGAGATTGGTGCCTGCAGCGAGGAAGGCACTGTCCAGGAAGGGAAGGCTGTTACCACCCCCGAGATCCAAGAGCCCCAGGCCAAGGAGGCAGAGGCTAGTGCTGCCTCCAAGGGAGGAGACGCAGAAGAGGAGGCAGGGCCCCAGGCTGCAGAGCAGTCCACTCCCTCGGGGCCAGAGAGTGGCCCTACACCGGCCAGCGAGGAGAATGAGTAg